Proteins encoded together in one Flavobacterium keumense window:
- a CDS encoding carbohydrate kinase family protein has protein sequence MEKTVDLICAGEVLIDFIGHEVNTSINRTKDYHRFLGGSPTNVAVNATRLGLKSVIVATCGEDGLGEYIVRKLKDNHVITSQVRKSETEPTSVIFVSKSTGTPDFIPYREADYQILPSQIPDELLERAKIFHTTCFALSKNPARTTIVESAKKAKALGLQTSIDINFSERIWPDREEAKQVLREYLSTNPLVKLSEDDCYRLFAASKTEDYIFDYFHDLGASTICLTKGKDGVVLSDKEFGMFHQQATRIDDIKDTTGAGDAFWTGFLYARLLGKDFEETITIAQKLAVLKLQNVGRLPEGINIQEYLGAEVAK, from the coding sequence TTGGAAAAAACAGTTGACCTTATATGTGCAGGAGAAGTGCTTATAGATTTTATAGGCCATGAAGTAAATACATCAATTAATAGAACCAAAGATTACCACCGCTTTCTGGGAGGTTCACCAACAAACGTTGCTGTAAATGCCACCCGTTTGGGCTTAAAGTCAGTTATAGTAGCAACCTGTGGTGAAGATGGCTTGGGCGAATATATCGTTCGAAAGTTAAAAGATAACCATGTAATTACATCTCAGGTTCGAAAATCAGAAACAGAACCTACTTCGGTAATTTTTGTGTCAAAGTCGACAGGAACACCTGATTTTATTCCGTACAGAGAGGCTGATTATCAAATTTTACCTTCTCAAATTCCAGATGAATTGTTAGAAAGGGCTAAAATCTTTCATACTACTTGTTTTGCTTTAAGCAAAAATCCAGCCCGAACTACGATTGTAGAAAGTGCCAAAAAAGCCAAAGCTTTAGGATTGCAAACCAGTATTGATATTAACTTTTCGGAACGAATTTGGCCAGACAGAGAAGAAGCCAAACAGGTGTTGCGAGAGTATTTGTCAACTAATCCTTTGGTAAAATTGAGTGAAGACGATTGCTACCGCCTTTTTGCCGCTTCAAAAACCGAAGATTATATTTTTGACTATTTCCATGATTTGGGTGCTTCTACTATTTGTTTGACCAAAGGTAAAGATGGAGTCGTTTTGTCTGATAAAGAATTCGGAATGTTCCATCAACAAGCCACTCGAATAGATGATATTAAAGACACCACAGGAGCAGGAGATGCTTTTTGGACTGGATTTTTGTATGCCCGTTTGTTAGGAAAAGACTTTGAGGAAACGATTACGATTGCCCAAAAATTAGCCGTTTTAAAATTACAAAACGTTGGAAGACTTCCAGAAGGGATTAATATTCAGGAGTATTTAGGGGCAGAAGTAGCTAAATAA
- a CDS encoding VCBS repeat-containing protein, with amino-acid sequence MNIVMLKRIFFFILFGILVSCSKGNSDTLFTPLDSSDTGIDFINEVKNGKNMNIFKYRNFYNGGGVAIGDINNDGLADVFFTSNQGENKLYLNKGNLKFEDISEESGIVGKKAWSTGVVMVDINGDGFLDIYVCDAGSNIDAIRKSQLYINNGNATFTEKAKEYNLADTGITTHAAFFDYDKDGDLDCYILNNSFIPVNSLNYSNKRELRDKDWDVADILKGGGDRLLRNDNGKFVDVSEASGIYGSLIGFGLGVTVGDVNGDLYPDIYVSNDFYERDYLYINNKNGTFSEQIQIWATHISQSSMGADLADINNDGKSDIFTTDMLPEGDERLKTTTSFDNYDLLRRKLNMDFFNQYMANALHINEGAYFTEIAHFAGVGKTDWSWGALMFDMDNDGYKDIYVCNGIYNDLTNQDFMDFFANEVMQKMVVTGQKEDIETIIGKMPSTPIPNYAYKNNHDLTFTNTAVNWGLATPSFSNGAAYGDLDNDGDLDLVVNNVNMQSFVYRNNSEKNKTNHFVKVKLKGDKQNTFAVGSVVELYSGKEIIRQELIPSRGFQSSIDYVMTFGLGNKKIDSLQVIWPNGKSQTIKKVALNTTINLSIVDAKSDYVVKTTQPKPLFKELKSNFVAHKENDFIDFDYEGLISKMLSQEGPSLAVGDINGDGNEDVFIGGAKGQSAKIYVNKGNNSFSVTAQKALDIDAGFEDTAASFLDVDKDGDLDLLVGSGGNERTSPTLYANRLYLNNGQGLFMKSITTLPSATTNVSVIAPSDFDNDGDIDVFIGSRSVPGVYGIDPKHVLLENDGKGNFSNVTDKKAFKLNSVGMITDAVWEDVDSDGKKDLIVVGDWMAPQIFKNTGRRLSPFKSNLTNYSGFWNSVQCVDLNNDGKKDFILGNKGTNTPYKATAKNPMKLFTNDFDSNGTIEQITTRFIDGKDKPINLKQELAKQIPFIKKKNLSYTDYAVKSIQEIFEPELIASSIQKSAVIQESVVAMNKGNGQFAIQKLPSQVQFSTVNAICVMDVNKDGILDIILGGNQYDFKPQFGRLDANHGSVLIGNKKGNFTWLPNATSGLFITGEVQKIKTIKNKNNTTAILAVINNSTPKLYSSNE; translated from the coding sequence ATGAATATTGTCATGTTGAAACGCATTTTCTTTTTTATTCTTTTTGGAATACTTGTGAGTTGTTCAAAAGGAAATTCTGACACTCTTTTTACTCCATTGGACAGCTCAGATACGGGTATTGATTTCATTAATGAAGTAAAAAACGGTAAGAATATGAACATCTTCAAGTACCGTAATTTTTATAATGGAGGAGGTGTGGCCATAGGAGATATTAATAATGATGGTTTAGCGGATGTTTTTTTTACCTCCAATCAAGGAGAAAATAAATTGTACTTAAATAAAGGCAATTTGAAGTTTGAAGATATTTCTGAAGAATCAGGAATTGTTGGCAAAAAAGCATGGTCAACAGGAGTAGTAATGGTGGATATTAATGGTGATGGTTTTTTAGATATTTATGTGTGCGACGCAGGGAGTAATATAGACGCTATTAGAAAAAGTCAGTTGTATATCAATAATGGTAACGCTACATTTACAGAGAAAGCGAAAGAATATAATTTAGCCGATACAGGAATAACTACTCATGCTGCTTTTTTTGATTATGATAAAGATGGAGACTTAGATTGCTATATATTAAACAATAGTTTTATACCTGTAAATTCATTGAATTATTCCAACAAGAGGGAATTACGTGATAAAGATTGGGATGTAGCCGATATTTTAAAAGGAGGAGGGGATAGATTATTACGCAATGATAACGGTAAATTTGTTGATGTGAGCGAGGCTTCGGGTATTTATGGCAGTTTAATAGGGTTTGGACTAGGAGTTACAGTAGGGGATGTAAATGGAGATTTGTATCCAGACATCTATGTTTCTAATGATTTTTATGAAAGGGATTATTTGTATATTAATAATAAAAACGGCACTTTTTCTGAACAAATTCAGATATGGGCAACCCATATTAGTCAATCCTCAATGGGTGCCGATTTAGCAGACATCAACAATGATGGTAAATCAGATATTTTTACAACCGATATGTTACCAGAGGGGGATGAGCGATTGAAAACAACCACTAGTTTTGATAATTATGATTTATTAAGACGAAAGCTGAACATGGATTTTTTTAATCAATATATGGCCAATGCCTTGCACATTAATGAAGGGGCTTATTTTACAGAAATTGCTCATTTTGCTGGAGTTGGGAAAACAGATTGGAGTTGGGGGGCTTTGATGTTTGATATGGATAATGATGGTTATAAAGATATTTATGTGTGTAATGGCATTTATAATGATTTGACTAATCAAGATTTTATGGATTTTTTTGCTAATGAGGTGATGCAAAAAATGGTGGTCACTGGACAAAAAGAAGATATAGAAACTATTATTGGTAAAATGCCAAGTACTCCAATTCCGAATTATGCTTACAAGAACAACCATGACTTAACATTTACTAATACTGCAGTAAATTGGGGCTTAGCAACACCGAGTTTTTCTAATGGAGCTGCTTATGGGGATTTAGATAATGATGGGGATTTGGATTTGGTGGTTAATAATGTCAACATGCAATCATTTGTTTATCGAAATAATTCAGAAAAGAACAAAACCAATCATTTTGTGAAAGTAAAGTTGAAAGGAGACAAACAAAATACGTTTGCAGTAGGTAGTGTAGTAGAGTTGTATTCGGGCAAAGAGATTATTCGTCAAGAATTGATTCCGTCAAGAGGGTTTCAGTCTTCTATTGATTATGTAATGACTTTTGGATTGGGGAATAAAAAAATTGATTCATTACAAGTTATTTGGCCGAATGGCAAATCACAAACGATTAAAAAAGTAGCTTTAAACACAACAATTAATTTGTCGATTGTTGATGCGAAATCCGATTATGTTGTTAAAACAACTCAGCCAAAGCCTTTGTTTAAAGAACTGAAATCAAATTTTGTTGCACATAAGGAAAATGATTTTATTGATTTTGATTATGAAGGTTTAATATCTAAAATGCTTTCGCAAGAAGGTCCTTCATTAGCAGTTGGAGATATTAATGGAGATGGAAATGAAGATGTATTTATTGGCGGAGCCAAAGGGCAATCAGCTAAAATTTATGTCAATAAAGGGAATAATAGTTTTAGTGTTACCGCACAAAAAGCCCTGGATATTGATGCTGGTTTTGAAGATACCGCAGCAAGCTTCTTGGATGTTGATAAAGATGGAGACTTGGATTTGTTAGTAGGTTCAGGCGGAAATGAGAGAACTAGTCCTACACTGTATGCCAATCGTCTTTATTTGAACAATGGACAAGGTTTATTTATGAAATCAATTACAACACTCCCTTCTGCCACAACGAATGTGTCGGTTATTGCTCCTTCTGATTTTGATAATGATGGCGATATTGATGTTTTTATAGGAAGTAGAAGTGTACCTGGAGTGTATGGAATTGACCCAAAACATGTGTTGTTAGAAAATGATGGGAAAGGAAATTTCAGTAATGTAACTGATAAGAAAGCCTTTAAACTAAACTCAGTAGGAATGATTACCGATGCGGTTTGGGAAGATGTTGATAGCGATGGTAAAAAAGATTTAATTGTTGTTGGTGATTGGATGGCACCGCAAATTTTTAAAAATACTGGTAGACGTTTAAGTCCTTTTAAATCTAATTTGACAAATTATTCAGGTTTTTGGAACTCGGTGCAATGTGTAGATTTGAATAATGATGGTAAAAAAGATTTTATTCTAGGTAATAAAGGAACAAATACGCCTTATAAAGCTACGGCTAAAAATCCGATGAAATTGTTTACCAACGATTTTGATAGTAATGGAACAATTGAACAAATTACGACTCGTTTTATAGACGGAAAGGATAAACCAATTAATTTGAAACAAGAACTAGCAAAACAAATTCCTTTTATTAAAAAGAAAAACCTAAGTTATACTGATTATGCAGTCAAATCAATTCAAGAAATTTTTGAACCTGAGTTGATCGCTAGTTCAATCCAAAAAAGTGCGGTTATTCAAGAAAGTGTAGTTGCGATGAATAAAGGAAATGGACAGTTTGCAATTCAAAAATTACCATCTCAAGTACAATTTTCTACCGTCAATGCGATTTGTGTGATGGATGTCAACAAAGATGGTATTTTGGATATTATTCTTGGAGGCAATCAATATGATTTTAAACCACAGTTTGGTCGTTTAGATGCTAATCATGGAAGTGTATTGATAGGAAATAAAAAAGGTAATTTTACTTGGTTGCCAAATGCTACTTCCGGATTGTTTATTACAGGAGAAGTTCAAAAAATAAAGACCATTAAAAATAAAAACAATACCACTGCTATACTAGCGGTTATAAATAATTCTACTCCAAAATTATATAGTAGCAATGAATAA
- a CDS encoding vanadium-dependent haloperoxidase — MKTKIYLFGILAIVFASCKKEQPIVVTTDDYCAAVDTVTGIMVHDIFSPPVAARVYVYPNIAAYEIIAQNSAKYKSLQGQLHGLDSIPELEVNSGVNKNLAALIAHMEVSKLLIFSEEALEKYRDSLYAKWNDENKKEFDASKQYALKVVDRIKIWMGKDNYKQTRTYPKYSVHTDQPGRWQPTPPAYMDGVEPHWGEIRTLVMDSAAQFKPKAPHPFSTDKNSLFYKEAKETYDVGNMISKKLVEFENTKSTQIPEESAIATFWDCNPYATVTQGHMMFAKKKNSPDAHWINIAKIALKKTKSDFETAVFVNTKTSIGIFESFISCWHEKYRTNVIRPETYINLYIDENWRPQLQTPPFPEYTSGHSVASSCASVILTSIFGDNFSYTDDSEIPFGLPKRNFKSFKQAASEASISRLYGGIHYRAAIENGVVQGTNLGNFINSKINFFKTK, encoded by the coding sequence ATGAAAACTAAAATTTACCTTTTTGGAATACTAGCGATTGTATTCGCTTCTTGTAAAAAAGAACAACCTATAGTGGTTACTACAGATGATTATTGTGCAGCTGTTGATACAGTAACCGGTATTATGGTTCATGATATTTTCTCTCCACCTGTAGCTGCTAGAGTATACGTGTATCCTAATATAGCTGCTTATGAAATTATTGCGCAGAATAGTGCTAAGTATAAAAGTTTACAAGGACAGCTCCATGGTTTAGATTCTATTCCGGAATTAGAGGTTAATAGTGGTGTAAATAAAAATTTAGCAGCATTAATTGCACATATGGAGGTAAGCAAATTACTAATATTCTCAGAGGAGGCATTGGAGAAGTATAGAGATAGCTTGTATGCAAAATGGAATGATGAAAATAAAAAAGAGTTTGATGCTTCAAAACAATACGCCTTAAAGGTCGTGGATAGAATTAAAATATGGATGGGTAAAGACAATTATAAACAAACAAGAACCTACCCTAAATACTCTGTTCATACCGATCAACCTGGTAGATGGCAACCTACTCCACCTGCCTATATGGATGGGGTTGAACCGCATTGGGGGGAGATACGAACTTTAGTGATGGATTCTGCAGCGCAATTTAAACCAAAAGCACCACATCCTTTTTCAACGGATAAGAACTCTTTGTTTTATAAAGAAGCTAAAGAAACCTATGATGTTGGGAATATGATTTCTAAAAAATTAGTGGAATTTGAGAATACTAAATCCACTCAAATTCCTGAAGAATCAGCAATAGCCACTTTTTGGGATTGTAATCCGTATGCAACAGTAACTCAAGGCCACATGATGTTTGCCAAAAAGAAAAACTCACCAGATGCGCATTGGATTAATATTGCAAAAATTGCTTTGAAGAAAACAAAATCTGATTTTGAAACAGCTGTTTTTGTCAACACCAAAACTTCTATTGGAATTTTTGAAAGTTTTATAAGCTGTTGGCATGAAAAATACAGAACGAATGTGATTCGACCAGAAACGTATATTAATTTGTATATTGATGAAAATTGGCGACCACAATTGCAAACACCTCCATTTCCTGAATACACAAGTGGGCATTCTGTAGCTTCTTCTTGTGCTTCGGTTATTTTGACCAGTATTTTTGGGGATAATTTCAGCTACACTGACGATTCGGAAATTCCTTTTGGATTGCCTAAAAGAAATTTTAAATCTTTTAAACAAGCAGCTTCAGAGGCTTCGATAAGTAGATTATATGGAGGAATTCATTACAGAGCTGCAATTGAAAATGGAGTGGTTCAAGGAACTAACCTAGGTAATTTTATCAATAGTAAAATCAATTTTTTTAAAACTAAATAA
- a CDS encoding VCBS repeat-containing protein translates to MNKFISIGLAALLFIGCSKTENQLFEKLSPDVSNVKFSNQLDESKNISILDYLYYYNGGGVALGDINNDGLVDIYFTSNQGKNKLYLNKGNNTFEDISVKAAVEGKSDWQTGAIMADVNGDGYLDIYVCAVVGIHGFEGHNELYINNKDNTFTESASEYGLDIDNYSTSAAFFDYDNDGDLDMYLLNHAVHSEVSYGKADIRNKRNYETGDKLFQNNNGHFVDVSEKAGIFGGANGYGLGIAISDFNLDGNPDIYVCNDFHEDDYYYLNNGDGTFTESMKNYFGHTSRFSMGVDAADINHDGFPDLMTLDMLPEDETVLKSSAGDDNPQMLKYRIEKLGYHYQYTRNMLQINQGGQHFTEQALLSGVAATDWSWSALFADYDQDGEQDIFVCNGIPKRPNDLDYIKYYSNQSIKTKLNATKLLDKQALEKMPKGNVSNYVFQGGKNLQFINKSKEWITNDSIISNGGAYADLDNDGDLDIVTNNLNSVASIYSNKTDEKAHYLKLKLRFGGKNTFAVGSKVISYVKGKKQFKEIQTTRGFQSSSEPIVHFGYGKISQVDSIQIIWPDKTYQTLKNVKTNQTLTIQPNKIRNTFNYAKLHPRILPIFKKSATNLGIDFIHQENDFVDFTAQKLIPYQRSDRGPATVVGDLNNDGKSDIFFGGAQGKQAAIYLQNGSGFIRKSFSSIVSDSIYEDASAVIADLNNDRQNDLLVASGSGQYAANLIHRLYSGNTLLKTSFPDTKAMNASVIKIIDFDKDGDLDVFIGNNSKSNSFGRMPNCYLFANNKGVFTSVQSKIFEGIGMVTDAIVTDFNKDGNQDLIVVGEWMKPKFFANTKGVFKEVTNTLLSGNQNGLWQSIAEFDIDHDGDQDYIIGNWGMNSKFKASDTFPMKMYYDDFDTNGTFETIVTIEKNGKYYPTMGLDELAEEFSGMLKKKFNTYKSFAGKTVDEIFDSNMLEKATLYEVHNLKSGYLRNDKGKFTFVPFSNKLQVAPITCFVKSDFDGDGKEEVFAAGNYFGVTPYHSRFDGFSGALIKDQKTTYLGNQIGIDLTQKEVRHLNIITMNGEKYLLVTINNKKAEVYALPMSKK, encoded by the coding sequence ATGAATAAGTTTATTTCAATAGGTTTAGCTGCATTGCTATTTATTGGTTGTTCAAAGACTGAAAATCAATTATTTGAAAAACTGTCACCAGATGTTAGTAATGTGAAGTTTTCAAATCAACTAGATGAGTCAAAAAACATTTCTATATTGGATTACCTCTATTATTATAATGGAGGTGGAGTTGCTTTAGGGGATATTAATAATGACGGATTAGTCGATATTTATTTTACATCAAATCAAGGGAAAAATAAATTATACCTTAATAAAGGCAACAATACTTTTGAAGATATTTCGGTAAAAGCAGCAGTAGAAGGAAAAAGCGATTGGCAAACGGGAGCTATTATGGCTGATGTAAATGGGGATGGCTATTTAGATATCTATGTTTGTGCTGTGGTTGGAATTCATGGGTTTGAAGGGCATAATGAATTATATATCAACAATAAGGATAATACTTTTACTGAAAGTGCTTCAGAATATGGATTGGATATAGATAATTATAGTACATCTGCTGCTTTTTTTGATTATGATAATGATGGCGATTTGGACATGTATTTATTAAACCACGCAGTTCATTCTGAAGTCTCTTATGGAAAAGCTGACATTAGAAACAAAAGAAATTATGAAACTGGGGATAAATTATTCCAAAATAACAATGGCCATTTTGTTGATGTAAGTGAAAAAGCTGGAATTTTTGGTGGTGCCAATGGATATGGTTTAGGAATTGCAATCTCTGATTTTAACTTAGATGGTAATCCAGATATTTATGTGTGTAATGATTTTCATGAGGATGATTATTACTATTTGAATAATGGTGATGGGACTTTTACAGAGAGCATGAAAAATTATTTTGGACACACCAGTCGTTTTTCTATGGGGGTAGATGCTGCCGATATCAATCACGATGGATTTCCAGATTTGATGACTTTAGATATGTTACCTGAGGATGAAACGGTATTGAAATCCTCAGCAGGAGATGATAATCCTCAGATGTTAAAGTATAGAATAGAAAAATTAGGTTATCATTACCAATATACAAGAAATATGTTGCAAATTAATCAAGGAGGGCAACATTTTACAGAGCAAGCATTGTTGAGTGGTGTAGCGGCAACAGACTGGAGTTGGAGTGCATTATTTGCAGATTATGATCAAGATGGAGAGCAAGACATATTTGTGTGTAATGGAATACCTAAACGTCCTAACGATTTGGATTACATCAAGTATTATTCCAATCAAAGTATAAAAACAAAATTAAATGCTACTAAATTGTTAGACAAACAGGCATTGGAAAAAATGCCAAAAGGAAATGTCTCTAACTATGTATTTCAAGGAGGAAAAAATTTACAGTTTATTAATAAATCTAAAGAATGGATCACAAATGATTCCATTATTTCTAATGGAGGGGCGTATGCTGATTTGGACAATGATGGTGATTTAGATATTGTGACCAATAATTTGAATAGTGTAGCTTCTATTTATAGCAATAAGACGGATGAGAAAGCACATTATTTAAAATTAAAATTGCGTTTTGGAGGAAAGAATACTTTTGCAGTTGGAAGTAAAGTAATTTCGTATGTCAAAGGAAAAAAGCAATTTAAAGAAATTCAAACTACTCGAGGTTTTCAATCCAGTTCAGAACCGATTGTTCATTTTGGTTATGGAAAAATAAGTCAAGTAGATTCAATTCAAATTATTTGGCCGGATAAAACATACCAAACTCTTAAAAATGTAAAAACAAATCAAACGCTGACAATTCAGCCGAATAAGATTCGTAACACATTCAATTATGCTAAATTACATCCTAGAATTTTACCTATTTTTAAAAAATCAGCAACCAATTTAGGAATAGATTTTATACATCAGGAAAATGATTTTGTAGATTTTACAGCTCAAAAATTAATTCCGTATCAACGTTCCGATAGAGGGCCAGCAACAGTAGTTGGAGATTTGAATAATGATGGGAAAAGCGATATTTTCTTCGGTGGAGCTCAAGGAAAACAAGCTGCAATTTATCTTCAAAATGGAAGTGGATTTATTAGAAAATCATTTTCTTCAATAGTTTCAGATTCGATTTATGAAGATGCTTCAGCAGTGATTGCTGATTTGAATAATGATCGTCAAAATGATTTGCTTGTAGCTTCTGGAAGTGGGCAGTATGCAGCCAATTTAATTCATAGATTGTATTCAGGCAATACGTTATTAAAAACCAGTTTCCCAGACACCAAAGCAATGAATGCTTCGGTTATCAAAATAATTGATTTCGATAAAGATGGTGATTTGGATGTATTCATTGGGAATAATTCTAAATCAAATAGTTTTGGTAGAATGCCAAATTGTTATTTGTTTGCTAATAACAAAGGAGTTTTTACATCCGTACAATCCAAGATTTTTGAAGGAATTGGAATGGTAACAGATGCAATAGTTACCGATTTCAATAAAGACGGAAACCAAGACTTGATTGTGGTGGGCGAATGGATGAAACCGAAGTTTTTTGCTAATACAAAAGGTGTATTTAAAGAGGTAACCAATACTTTATTGTCTGGTAATCAAAATGGACTGTGGCAATCTATTGCTGAGTTTGATATTGATCACGATGGTGACCAGGATTATATAATAGGAAATTGGGGAATGAATTCTAAATTTAAAGCTTCGGATACATTTCCAATGAAGATGTATTATGATGATTTTGATACCAATGGGACATTTGAAACCATTGTTACAATAGAAAAAAATGGGAAGTATTATCCAACCATGGGGTTAGATGAATTGGCTGAAGAGTTTAGTGGAATGTTAAAAAAGAAATTTAATACGTATAAATCATTTGCAGGAAAAACAGTGGATGAAATTTTTGATTCCAATATGCTTGAAAAAGCCACTTTGTATGAAGTGCACAATTTGAAATCAGGTTATTTACGTAATGATAAAGGAAAATTTACTTTTGTCCCATTTTCAAATAAATTGCAAGTAGCTCCAATCACATGTTTTGTCAAGAGTGATTTTGATGGAGATGGAAAAGAAGAAGTTTTTGCAGCAGGAAATTATTTTGGGGTTACCCCGTATCATAGTCGATTTGATGGTTTTTCAGGTGCATTGATTAAAGATCAAAAGACAACTTATTTAGGGAATCAAATAGGAATTGATTTAACTCAAAAAGAGGTAAGACATTTAAATATCATTACAATGAATGGTGAAAAATATCTTTTGGTAACAATAAATAATAAAAAAGCGGAAGTGTATGCACTACCAATGAGTAAGAAGTAA
- a CDS encoding MFS transporter, whose protein sequence is MSTKLKLSFWQIINMNVGFFGIQYSFGLQQSAVNPIYDFLGANPDQIPILNLAGPLTGLLIQPIIGAMSDKTWHPRWGRRKPYFFIGAMICSLALLLYPFSSSLWMAAGLLLLLDVGNNTAMEPYRAFVADTLDEEQQPTGFQAQSFFTGFGQFLSYISLFLFPIVFVGYTGSLPNWIYASFFLGSVLSITSIWWSMKKTPEIPPTQEELVQLKAEPLNIFSPFIDIYKAVLEMPKVMWQLFLVYLFQWYALMCYWQNNAKSIALSVWNTTPKNKSLYENAVEWNGLIGAFGFIITFSVAFYLAKLAKKYSPKLVHFACLVLAGLSFIIFPTVHNQYLFFAIIIGYGVGWASMMGIPYLIIVNNIPKERYGVYMGIINMMIVIPMIIQNLTFGYVLKNFLNNDARLAIVFAGVLLIIGALCTLLIKSKKVSH, encoded by the coding sequence ATGAGTACAAAATTAAAATTAAGTTTCTGGCAAATAATTAATATGAATGTTGGATTTTTTGGTATCCAATATAGTTTTGGTTTGCAGCAAAGTGCAGTCAATCCTATTTATGATTTTTTAGGTGCAAATCCAGATCAAATCCCTATTCTGAACCTTGCAGGACCATTAACTGGATTGTTAATTCAACCGATTATCGGGGCTATGAGTGATAAAACATGGCACCCACGTTGGGGACGACGCAAACCCTATTTTTTTATAGGCGCTATGATTTGTAGTTTGGCATTATTGCTATACCCATTTAGTAGTTCATTATGGATGGCGGCGGGATTATTATTATTATTAGACGTTGGAAATAATACCGCTATGGAACCGTATCGCGCATTTGTTGCCGATACATTAGACGAAGAACAACAGCCAACAGGTTTTCAAGCGCAAAGTTTCTTTACTGGTTTTGGACAGTTTTTGTCTTATATTTCACTTTTCTTATTTCCAATAGTTTTTGTTGGATATACAGGTTCTTTGCCTAATTGGATTTATGCCTCTTTTTTTCTTGGATCAGTATTATCCATCACTTCTATTTGGTGGAGTATGAAAAAAACTCCCGAAATACCACCAACACAAGAAGAGTTAGTTCAACTTAAAGCAGAGCCATTAAATATATTCTCACCATTTATAGATATTTATAAAGCGGTTTTGGAGATGCCTAAAGTAATGTGGCAGTTATTTTTAGTATATTTATTTCAGTGGTATGCTTTAATGTGTTACTGGCAAAATAATGCTAAAAGTATTGCGCTTTCGGTTTGGAATACGACCCCAAAAAATAAATCTCTTTATGAAAATGCAGTTGAATGGAATGGGTTGATAGGAGCTTTTGGATTTATAATTACCTTTTCAGTTGCTTTTTACTTGGCTAAATTAGCTAAAAAGTACAGCCCAAAATTAGTGCATTTTGCTTGTTTGGTTTTAGCAGGTTTAAGTTTTATCATTTTTCCGACTGTACATAATCAATATTTGTTTTTTGCAATTATTATCGGTTATGGTGTTGGTTGGGCGAGTATGATGGGTATTCCGTATTTAATCATTGTTAATAATATTCCTAAGGAGCGATATGGAGTGTATATGGGAATTATCAATATGATGATTGTAATTCCAATGATTATTCAGAATCTTACTTTTGGATATGTCTTGAAAAATTTCTTAAATAATGATGCTCGATTAGCTATAGTTTTTGCTGGGGTTTTGTTAATTATAGGTGCACTTTGCACACTCTTGATAAAATCAAAGAAAGTTTCTCATTAG